Within Betaproteobacteria bacterium, the genomic segment CAGGCGTCGCTGCGACGCGAGATTCCCGGTGGCGAGCGGCTCGAAATCGCGACGCCGGGCGAAATCCGCGACGTCTCGCTCAAGGTGTTCGACCGTACGTTCGCAGTGACCTATGCGCTCGAGCTGGTGGCGGTGGTCATCGGCCTCGTCGGGCTGTCGTCGTCGTTCGGCGCCCTGGTGCTCGCGCGCCGGCGCGAGTTCGGCGTGCTGCGCCATCTCGGCATGACGCGGCGGCAGGTCGGCACGATGTTGGCAACGGAGGGCTTCGCCGTGAGCGGCATCGGTCTTGTCGTCGGTCTCGCGCTCGGGTTCGTCATCAGCCTGATCCTGATCCACGTCGTGAACCGGCAGTCGTTTCATTGGGGGATGGAGCTCGCGCTGCCGTGGCCGGCGCTCGCCGGGTTCGCGCTCGTCGTGCTGGCGGCCTCGACGATCACGGCAATGGCCAGCGGCCGGCAGGCGATGGGCGACGATGCGGTGCGCGCGGTGAAGGAGGACTGGTGAGCGCGCAACGGATGGACCGGCCATGAAGCGGCGCGCGTTCCTCGCCGCGCCGCTGCTGCTGGTCGCAAGGTGCGCAACGGCCGATGACGATTACCCGCGCGTCGAACCGGGCCGCGTGCTGCACTTCCCGCGCGACCACGGCAGCCATCCGCAATTCCGCACCGAGTGGTGGTACGTCACCGGCCAGGTTGCGGACGCCGCTGGCAACCGCTACGGCGTGCAGGTCACGTTTTTCCGCAGCCGGCCACGCGTGGCCGAGGCCAATCCGAGCGCATTCGCACCGCGCGAGCTCGTGTTGGCTCACGCCGCACTGGCCGACCCGCGTCACGGGCGGCTGCGGTACGATCAGCGCGCCGCGCGCGTGGGATTCGGACTCGCCGGCGCGGAAGAGGGCACGACCCGCGTGTGGATCGACGACTGGTCGCTGGATCTGGTCGACGGCGGCTACGCGGCGAAGATCGCGGCGCGCGAATTCGCGCTCGACCTGCGCTTTGCATCGGGGCAACCGGTGCTGCTGCACGGTGCAGCGGGTTACTCGCGCAAGGGGCCGTCGGCGCGGCAGGCGAGCTATTACTACAGCCGGCCGCAGCTCGCCGTGACGGGGAAGCTGACGGTCGCGGGAAAGGAAATCGCCGTCACCGGCGCCGCGTGGTTCGATCACGAGTGGTCGAGCGAGGTGATGGCGTCCACTGCCGCTGGCTGGGACTGGACCGGCATCAACCTTGCCGACGGCGGTGCGCTGATGGCGTTCCGGATGCGCGACACCATCGGCGGCACGCTGTGGGCCGGCGGGACTCTGCGCGCGGCCGACGGCAGTGTGCGCGTGTTTGCGCCGGACGAGGTCCGTTTCACGCCGTGGCGCACCTGGCGCTCGCCGCGCACCGGTGTCGCCTATCCCGTCG encodes:
- a CDS encoding carotenoid 1,2-hydratase; protein product: MKRRAFLAAPLLLVARCATADDDYPRVEPGRVLHFPRDHGSHPQFRTEWWYVTGQVADAAGNRYGVQVTFFRSRPRVAEANPSAFAPRELVLAHAALADPRHGRLRYDQRAARVGFGLAGAEEGTTRVWIDDWSLDLVDGGYAAKIAAREFALDLRFASGQPVLLHGAAGYSRKGPSARQASYYYSRPQLAVTGKLTVAGKEIAVTGAAWFDHEWSSEVMASTAAGWDWTGINLADGGALMAFRMRDTIGGTLWAGGTLRAADGSVRVFAPDEVRFTPWRTWRSPRTGVAYPVAMAVGLPGAEFLLEPIMDDQELDSRASTDTIYWEGAVRALQSGREAGRGYLELTGYEAPLRL